AAGCAGGCGTTGGCGTGGGCTATGGTCGTGTTGTCAACGTGACCCCAATGGCACAAGCGATTCGTTTGGTAGAAGCGTTGACAGATAAAAAACGCTTGACGGGTAGCTTGACTAAAGCGGAATACAACCAAGTCGCCAACATTATTGCGCGAGAGAGCGAATACCGCACTAAATACGGTGCAGTCGATTACCAGCAAAACTGGATGGCAGATATTGAAAAAGTCCTGCAAGCCACCGGTAAAACAGCGGGTGAATTAGGGGCTATTGGCATTCTTAAAGCGCGTGATGTTTTGATTAATGAGCGCATTTCTACCCGCAAACACGGCTGGTTAGCTAAAGTTGGTATCAGTGAAGTTTTCAAAGATTACGATGGCAGCGACACTAAACCAGCATTGGATGTAGGCGCGGAATACCATCGCCCACTGAATAATCAAACCCAGTTTTCCAATGAAGCATCGGCTTCTGCCATTTTGCAAGACAGCGACAAAAGTTATACTGCTAAAAATGCCATGAGCTTGACGCACGAATTAACTGATCGCGTGGATTGGTTGAATAGCTGGGCAATGAATTACGACCACAATGATGTCACCGATGCCGATACCACCACGAATGCGGTGAGTTCCACCTACCGTTATTACCTCAGTAATAAACTGGCATTTGATACAGTAGCGACGTTATCCAAAGTTGATGATGATATTGCTGACAACGGTAATGACGAAATCGACAATTCGTTATTCATGGGCGTTACGTATCGCCTGAAATAATGGTGTCTGCTTAATTAATTGAACAGTTGCCCTTGTTTAAAGGGCACGGAGTATTATTATGAAAACGTTACATTCATTCACTACCAGTGCCATGACCCTTGCTATTTTGCTGAGTCTGACCGCGTGTTCGGGAATGACAACCCGCGAGAAAAATACTGCCGTGGGCGCAGGTGTTGGTGCCGTTGCCGGTAGCGTGGTAACAGGTGGCTCCACCGCCGGAGCGCTTGGTGGTGCAGCGGTTGGTGGCGTCATCGGTAACGGCGTGCGCTAAACTGCACAACCATTTGAGCAAGGAGAAATGCGCTATGCTTAATAAAGAAAAAGGCAAAATAGGCTGGATATTGCTGTGGCTTGTAGGAATTCCAATTCCGATCTTGCTGGCGCTGTATTTTCTGCGTGGATGCACTTGAGTAACT
The sequence above is drawn from the Thiothrix subterranea genome and encodes:
- a CDS encoding glycine zipper 2TM domain-containing protein, with protein sequence MKTLHSFTTSAMTLAILLSLTACSGMTTREKNTAVGAGVGAVAGSVVTGGSTAGALGGAAVGGVIGNGVR
- a CDS encoding DUF481 domain-containing protein, translated to MLAFAVTSALLGATATVMAEDVTLFDYEQPTSAYEDAYVSGRLNINSGNQDQTSHDLNLDMNYERVFSSPDRDVKFNGDLQGSSKRGPNADDATQDNYIGTASAGMNKYFKPNSKGAFWYGDGEVGVKKGADDPRIKAGVGVGYGRVVNVTPMAQAIRLVEALTDKKRLTGSLTKAEYNQVANIIARESEYRTKYGAVDYQQNWMADIEKVLQATGKTAGELGAIGILKARDVLINERISTRKHGWLAKVGISEVFKDYDGSDTKPALDVGAEYHRPLNNQTQFSNEASASAILQDSDKSYTAKNAMSLTHELTDRVDWLNSWAMNYDHNDVTDADTTTNAVSSTYRYYLSNKLAFDTVATLSKVDDDIADNGNDEIDNSLFMGVTYRLK